The region GAGCGCCACAGGTAAGATCACATATCTCGTTAATATAACGATGACAAGTTTGCCGAAGCGCGTAAACATGAAGGCCTTTCTCAGACAATATCAGTGGAGACAGTATACCAAGAAACCGTTGCTTTTTCATGAGATGAGATGAGAGAGTGAAATCTCCTCCTGCAAGAGTTGGTATTCTTTACTCTGAGAAGAGAAAGGTGTCGTGGCCTGTAAAGTCCCGGCCTATCCGTACAAGGCCGCACCCCCTGCTATCGCTTTTCTCCACCAAACGACATCAGCCACATAAATATCGTAGACATTAGTTCCAAAAGTCACTATCTCCATCGGTACCTGATAGTAAGGGGTCGGTATCGGAAGTATATCCGCAAGCTGGATCGCTGTTCTTAGAGCAGCCCATCCGCTGGGGTTTTCGCCGCACAGCCCTAGCGGGTCATTCCAAGCCACCGGATCATTCCCCACATACGCATACAGA is a window of Candidatus Abyssobacteria bacterium SURF_5 DNA encoding:
- a CDS encoding RHS repeat-associated core domain-containing protein; this translates as MPSATSSRRPRAARGFTYTSRERHARSGLYYYRARWYSPDLGRFITPDPIGYLGGINLYAYVGNDPVAWNDPLGLCGENPSGWAALRTAIQLADILPIPTPYYQVPMEIVTFGTNVYDIYVADVVWWRKAIAGGAALYG